A genomic window from Xenorhabdus cabanillasii includes:
- the thiS gene encoding sulfur carrier protein ThiS, whose protein sequence is MNIIVNDQTVTLPNPVNKPMTVQQLLEHIQRTQSGTALAINQTIIPRSAWDTHLINDGDNILLFQAIAGG, encoded by the coding sequence ATGAACATCATCGTCAACGATCAAACAGTCACACTGCCGAATCCTGTGAATAAGCCTATGACGGTACAACAGTTACTGGAACATATACAGCGTACTCAATCGGGCACTGCGTTAGCCATTAATCAGACCATTATCCCGCGCTCAGCATGGGATACTCACCTGATTAATGACGGGGACAATATCCTGCTGTTTCAGGCCATTGCTGGTGGCTAA
- a CDS encoding HesA/MoeB/ThiF family protein, producing MLNDQEFMRYSRQLLLEDIGPDGQEKLKANKILIVGVGGLGSPAALYLAAAGVGHLYLADDDKLHISNLQRQILYRTADISAGKAALAAEQLADLNPLVNLTVISKRQNKTSLTNLVRQIDLILDCSDNMATRHAINAACVETNTALISGSAVGFSGQLMVFEPPYQHGCYACLYPDQEEPQRNCRTAGVLGPVVGVIGTLQALEAIKMLAGLSSHLSGKLRLFDGRQQSWSTLQLTASPQCPICGTLSFIDKTVSGKKIA from the coding sequence ATGTTAAACGATCAGGAATTTATGCGGTACAGCCGCCAATTGTTACTGGAAGACATCGGCCCTGACGGACAGGAAAAATTAAAAGCAAACAAAATATTAATTGTTGGAGTCGGAGGATTAGGCTCCCCCGCAGCACTTTATCTCGCCGCAGCAGGCGTGGGACACCTCTATCTTGCAGATGATGACAAATTACATATCTCTAACCTGCAACGCCAAATCCTCTATCGCACGGCAGATATTTCCGCCGGAAAAGCGGCTCTGGCGGCAGAGCAATTGGCCGATTTAAATCCCCTTGTCAATCTTACCGTTATTAGTAAACGCCAAAATAAAACGTCACTGACAAACCTTGTCCGGCAAATCGACCTGATATTGGATTGCAGCGATAACATGGCAACCCGGCATGCAATTAATGCTGCCTGTGTTGAGACCAATACCGCTCTTATCAGTGGCAGTGCTGTGGGGTTCAGCGGGCAACTTATGGTGTTTGAACCCCCTTACCAACATGGCTGTTATGCCTGCCTCTATCCCGATCAGGAAGAGCCGCAACGTAATTGTCGGACTGCTGGTGTTCTGGGGCCAGTCGTCGGTGTTATCGGCACACTGCAAGCGCTGGAAGCAATCAAAATGCTGGCCGGTCTCTCTTCTCATCTGAGTGGAAAACTACGGCTGTTTGATGGCAGGCAACAAAGCTGGAGCACATTACAGCTGACTGCATCACCGCAATGCCCAATCTGCGGAACATTATCTTTTATAGATAAAACAGTTTCAGGAAAAAAAATCGCATGA
- the thiE gene encoding thiamine phosphate synthase, translated as MSNQLKTISFAPTEHRLGLYPVVDSLMWIGRLLEAGVRTLQLRIKDMSEEQVEDDIRQAITLGNQYSARLFINDYWRLAIKHRAYGVHLGQEDLDITDLQAIQQAGLRLGISTHNEQELARAKALRPSYIALGHIFPTTTKEMPSSPQGLIALKHQVEITPEFPTVAIGGISLERVPDVVATGVGGVALVSAITKAKDWRQATSRLLHLVEGIMVEGIVERNDRRLLC; from the coding sequence ATGTCAAATCAGCTTAAAACGATATCCTTTGCTCCAACTGAACACCGGTTAGGGCTATATCCCGTTGTGGATTCCCTGATGTGGATTGGGCGATTACTGGAAGCGGGTGTCAGAACCCTGCAATTGCGCATCAAAGATATGTCCGAAGAGCAAGTGGAGGACGATATCCGGCAGGCCATTACACTGGGGAATCAATACAGCGCTCGTCTGTTCATCAACGATTACTGGCGTCTGGCAATCAAACACCGTGCCTATGGTGTACATCTGGGACAGGAAGATTTGGATATCACCGATCTTCAGGCCATCCAACAGGCCGGACTTCGTCTGGGTATTTCCACCCATAACGAACAGGAATTAGCACGGGCAAAAGCTCTGCGCCCATCTTATATCGCACTGGGACATATTTTCCCGACCACGACCAAAGAGATGCCATCATCGCCACAGGGGCTTATCGCACTGAAACATCAGGTGGAGATCACGCCAGAATTTCCTACCGTTGCCATCGGCGGTATCTCACTGGAGCGTGTACCGGATGTGGTCGCAACAGGTGTCGGGGGTGTGGCGCTGGTCAGTGCCATCACTAAAGCCAAAGACTGGCGACAGGCAACATCCAGATTGCTTCATTTAGTTGAAGGAATCATGGTTGAAGGGATCGTTGAGAGAAATGATCGGAGGCTCCTATGTTAA